The Streptomyces sp. NL15-2K genome contains a region encoding:
- a CDS encoding helix-turn-helix domain-containing protein — protein sequence MAETLKKGSRVTGAARDKLAADLKKKYDSGASIRALAEETGRSYGFVHRMLSESGVTLRGRGGATRGKKAASS from the coding sequence GTGGCCGAGACTCTGAAGAAGGGCAGCCGGGTAACCGGCGCCGCGCGCGACAAGCTCGCGGCAGACCTGAAGAAGAAGTACGACTCCGGTGCGAGCATTCGGGCGCTGGCCGAGGAAACCGGCCGCTCGTATGGCTTCGTACACCGGATGCTCAGCGAATCGGGCGTCACGCTTCGTGGGCGTGGCGGGGCGACGCGGGGCAAGAAGGCCGCATCGTCCTGA